The window GCAGGATGGCCCGGCCGCTGTCGTAGTCCATGCTCGGATCGGCGATGGTGCCCCGCCAGGGCAGCCGCTCGGTGCTGTACCGGATCTCGACGTCGGGGTAGGTCTCCGTGACCTCGTCGACGATCTCCCGCTGGGTGGCGGCGTTCTCCGCGGTCAGGTGATCGGGGTGGAGCAGGAGGATCGAGACGTCGACGCCGCGGTCCCGCGCGTCCTCGAAGGCCGGCCGGACGGCGTCGAAGTACTCGAAGCTCTTCGAGAGGACGACGACCTCTTCCTCGGCGCGCTCGTAGACGCGGCGGGTTTCGCGCTCGCTGGGTTCGCCGACGTCCACGACGTGGAACAGCTCGGCAGTGGGTGAGATGTCCTCGCTGGCGCGCCGGAACTGGGGCTCGTACTCGGCGAGGAACGGTTCCCGCAGCTCCTCGATCCGGGTCTCGAACTGCTCGTACTCCTGGCGGCGGTTGTCGACGGCGCGGTCCAGCAGCTCCTCGGGCGGCTTGGGCTGGTACTGCTTCGGACGGCCGGGGATGACCTTCACGAAGCCCCGGTCGGACAGCGCGTCGAGCACGCCGTAGATGCGGGCCTTCGGGATGGCCGTCGCCTCGGCGAGGTTCGGCGCCGTCGTGCGGCCGAGCCGCAGCAGTTCCGTCAGCGCCGTCTCTTCGTACTCCGTCAGCCCGAGGAGGTCGAACACGTCGTCGGCGCCGTCGGCCATGTCCGTCCCAAGGGCTCGGCACCTACTAAAGCGGGCCGGAACCTATTTGTCGATCGCCGTAGTTACTCACATACTGAGTAACTATGCCCGACGACAGCACCCATCGGTCACACGTGGAGGACGTCGAGGACGGCTGCGGCTGCGCCGAGGTGTGGGAACACCTGAGCGAGGAGCGCAGCGACGACTGACGGGCCGGTCCGGCGGTTTGCCTCCAGTGGCAGATTCGCGCAAATCGCGGGTCGCTTCGCTCACTCCCGCTCGCCGTATCGAGGTTCCTCCCTGCGGTCGGACCCTCACTGCTCGCGTGTCGCCTCACTCCGTTCGGCTCCCGCTCGCTTTTCCGAGGCCTCGCTACCGCTCGGCCTCGCTTCCAGCAGACTTTTGCGCGCAGGGCGTGCATATCGGGGCGATGGCCGACCGCGACGACGTCTGCGTGCTCGTGCCGACCTATCAGGAGGCCGAGACTATCGGCGAGGTGGTCTCCGGCTTCCGGGAACGCGGGTTCGACAACGTGCTGGTGATCGACGGCGGGTCGACCGACGGGACCCGCGAGGTCGCCGAGGACGCGGGCGCGCGAGTCGTCACGCAATCGGGATCGGGCAAGGGACAGGCGGTCCGCGAGGCGATCGACCGCCACATTCGCCAGCCGTACGTCCTGATGCTCGACGGCGACGCGACCTACCGACCCGACGAGGCCGACCAGATGCTCGAGCCGCTGTTCGAGGGGGAGGCCGAGCACGTCATCGGCAACCGCTTCGCGGACATGCGGCCCGGGGCGATGACCCGGCTCAACCAGATCGGCAACCGGATCATCAACGCCGCCTTCTCCGTGATCCACGGCCGGGACCTCGTCGACATCCTCTCGGGGTACCGGGCGTTCACGCTAGAGTCGGCGCGCCGGCTCCCCCTCTCGGCGGACGGGTTCGGCATCGAGACCGAACTGGCCGTCGAGTGCGTGAAGAACGGCGTCACGACGACGGTGGTGCCGATCACCTACGAACCGCGGCCCGACGAGTCGGAGACGAATCTCCGGCCGTTCCGCGACGGCGCCCGGATCGTCTTCACCATCTACCGGATGGCGAAGACGAACAACCCGCTGTTCTACTTCGGGAGCGTCGGGACGCTGAGCACGCTCGCCGGCGTCCTGCTGGCGATCTACGTCGCCTACGAGTGGTTCGTCGCGAGCA of the Halomicrobium salinisoli genome contains:
- a CDS encoding TrmB family transcriptional regulator, whose product is MADGADDVFDLLGLTEYEETALTELLRLGRTTAPNLAEATAIPKARIYGVLDALSDRGFVKVIPGRPKQYQPKPPEELLDRAVDNRRQEYEQFETRIEELREPFLAEYEPQFRRASEDISPTAELFHVVDVGEPSERETRRVYERAEEEVVVLSKSFEYFDAVRPAFEDARDRGVDVSILLLHPDHLTAENAATQREIVDEVTETYPDVEIRYSTERLPWRGTIADPSMDYDSGRAILLVQEDDVPNHMRQAAITENASFVAGLKRYFELVWEYESESALHS
- the aglJ gene encoding S-layer glycoprotein N-glycosyltransferase AglJ; amino-acid sequence: MADRDDVCVLVPTYQEAETIGEVVSGFRERGFDNVLVIDGGSTDGTREVAEDAGARVVTQSGSGKGQAVREAIDRHIRQPYVLMLDGDATYRPDEADQMLEPLFEGEAEHVIGNRFADMRPGAMTRLNQIGNRIINAAFSVIHGRDLVDILSGYRAFTLESARRLPLSADGFGIETELAVECVKNGVTTTVVPITYEPRPDESETNLRPFRDGARIVFTIYRMAKTNNPLFYFGSVGTLSTLAGVLLAIYVAYEWFVASTSHEVLAIVGASAILFGVQLLMFGVLSDMIVTVNREQTRRIERIARQLGEDDSPTVDPTGQPGEVAEEPAADGGSDEAAGDGETSAD